The Streptomyces laurentii genome contains a region encoding:
- a CDS encoding tetR family transcriptional regulator (Bacterial transcriptional repressor; cl07106;~Helix-turn-helix domains; cl00088;~TetR family transcriptional regulator [Streptomyces lividans TK24];~identified by MetaGeneAnnotator; putative), with the protein MARTKGDHEARRRDVSEAVWRVLAAHGFSGLTLRAVATELGATTGLLTHYFPAKRDLVAYALDLLHERTAARPRRAAEQGRAAVRAALLDILPLTDEATASNRIWVSSWDTALSDPALGADYADKYGASRDRLAKLIATAQDLGELAPGDPSDLATAAQSFALGLVVQALFNPAAFPPEHQTALVDAYLAALAP; encoded by the coding sequence ATGGCACGTACCAAGGGGGACCACGAGGCCCGCCGCCGCGATGTCTCCGAGGCGGTCTGGCGGGTCCTGGCCGCGCACGGGTTCAGCGGGCTCACGCTGCGCGCCGTCGCCACCGAACTCGGGGCCACCACGGGCCTGTTGACCCACTACTTCCCGGCCAAACGCGACCTCGTCGCGTACGCCCTCGATCTGCTCCACGAGCGCACCGCCGCCCGCCCGCGGCGGGCCGCCGAGCAGGGACGGGCCGCGGTCCGCGCCGCGCTGCTCGACATCCTGCCGCTCACCGACGAGGCCACGGCGAGCAACCGGATCTGGGTCTCCTCCTGGGACACCGCCCTCTCCGACCCGGCCCTGGGGGCCGACTACGCGGACAAGTACGGCGCCAGCCGCGACCGGCTCGCGAAGCTGATCGCGACCGCGCAGGACCTCGGCGAACTGGCCCCGGGCGACCCGTCCGACCTGGCCACCGCCGCGCAGTCGTTCGCCCTCGGCCTCGTCGTCCAGGCGCTGTTCAACCCGGCGGCCTTCCCGCCCGAGCACCAGACCGCCCTGGTGGACGCCTATCTCGCCGC